A region of Stegostoma tigrinum isolate sSteTig4 chromosome 5, sSteTig4.hap1, whole genome shotgun sequence DNA encodes the following proteins:
- the gdf6a gene encoding growth/differentiation factor 6-A, translating into MEALRAAALLLCSVTCCCWWDLQGVEPAALSPAPSSSSPGTGLSGSGGGGPGPHADARARKPLLMKESGPPSARGRRRRRRAHSVIPHHFMMSVYTAHSAAERLGINASLLRAARSAANTITGFVDRAEDDVLHSHLRRQKYLFDVAALSSKEELVGAELRLLRKTPEHFRQTLSGLYDFKLYSCLSEGQQSKLLQSRTLHIHQSSAQGWEVFDVWEIFQFLRSAQLCFELKVTSSQSERDVDLRQLGFGRKERTPQERALLVVFTRTRKRENLFSEMKEKIKSSEVSADEEGERQFKARRRRRRRRTAFTNRHGKRHGKKAKSRCSKKPLHVNFKELGWDDWIIAPLDYEAYHCEGVCDFPLRSHLEPTNHAIIQTLMNSMDPNSTPPSCCVPTKLSPISILYIDAGNNVVYKQYEDMVVESCGCR; encoded by the exons ATGGAGGCGCTCCGAGCCGCTGCTCTGCTCCTCTGCTCGGTCACCTGTTGCTGCTGGTGGGATTTACAGGGCGTGGAGCCTGCAGCGCTGTCCCCGGCTCCCAGCTCCTCCTCCCCTGGGACCGGGCTCAGCGGTAGCGGCGGCGGCGGCCCGGGGCCCCACGCGGATGCCCGGGCGAGGAAGCCGCTACTGATGAAGGAGAGCGGTCCGCCCTCTGCCCGgggccgccgccgccgccgccgagCTCACAGCGTGATCCCTCACCACTTCATGATGTCCGTCTACACGGCTCACTCGGCAGCCGAGAGACTCGGAATCAACGCCAGCCTCCTCCGGGCCGCCAGGTCTGCAGCTAACACCATCACCGGCTTCGTGGATAGAGCTGAAG ACGATGTCTTGCATTCACATTTAAGGCGGCAAAAATACTTGTTCGATGTCGCAGCGTTGTCGAGCAAAGAGGAATTAGTCGGGGCCGAATTGAGGTTACTGAGAAAAACGCCGGAGCATTTTCGACAGACGCTGTCTGGTCTCTACGACTTCAAACTGTACTCCTGCCTCAGCGAGGGACAACAGTCCAAATTACTGCAGTCCCGCACGCTTCACATTCACCAGTCCAGTGCACAAGGATGGGAGGTGTTTGATGTCTGGGAAATATTTCAGTTTCTCCGCTCTGCCCAGTTATGTTTTGAATTGAAGGTGACATCCAGCCAGAGCGAACGGGATGTTGACCTGAGGCAACTCGGGTTCGGGCGGAAGGAGAGAACGCCCCAAGAAAGAGCTCTGCTGGTGGTTTTCACTCGAACTCGGAAAAGAGAGAATCTCTTCAGCGAGATGAAAGAGAAAATCAAATCCTCAGAGGTCTCCGCCGACGAAGAAGGCGAACGCCAGTTCAAagccaggaggaggaggaggaggagacgaACCGCCTTTACAAACCGCCATGGGAAGCGGCACGGCAAGAAGGCCAAGTCCCGATGTAGTAAAAAACCTCTCCATGTGAACTTCAAAGAGTTAGGTTGGGATGACTGGATAATAGCTCCCTTGGACTATGAAGCTTATCACTGCGAGGGAGTGTGTGACTTCCCGCTCAGATCCCACCTCGAACCCACCAACCATGCGATTATCCAAACGCTCATGAACTCGATGGACCCGAACTCCACGCCTCCGAGTTGCTGCGTCCCCACCAAACTGAGCCCCATCAGCATCCTGTACATCGATGCGGGCAATAATGTTGTCTATAAGCAGTACGAGGACATGGTCGTAGAGTCATGCGGCTGCAGGTAG